The proteins below come from a single Rhizobium tropici CIAT 899 genomic window:
- a CDS encoding 16S rRNA (uracil(1498)-N(3))-methyltransferase: MRANFRMQRLYVTSDIKAGAAIETDHDQFNYLANVLRMDNGAELLIFNGRDGEWKAGVSFPSRKRILLTPLEETRPQPAPSDLHYLFAPLKVGRLDYLVQKAVEMGAGLLQPVMTQHVQGKITNLDKVRANVIEAAEQCGILGIPDVAEPVKLTDLLASWPHERRIIYCDEGDAGQNPLPLLTQVKEKHLALLVGPEGGFSEEERALLRDLDFVTAIPLGPRILRADTAAVAAMAVIQAAIGDWN, translated from the coding sequence ATGCGCGCCAATTTCCGCATGCAGAGGCTGTATGTGACGTCCGACATCAAGGCAGGTGCCGCTATCGAGACGGACCATGATCAGTTCAACTATCTCGCCAACGTGCTGCGCATGGACAATGGCGCCGAGCTCCTGATCTTCAACGGCCGCGATGGCGAATGGAAAGCCGGCGTCTCCTTCCCCTCTCGCAAGCGCATTCTGCTGACGCCACTGGAGGAAACGCGGCCGCAGCCTGCCCCGTCCGATTTGCATTATCTCTTCGCGCCGCTGAAGGTTGGGCGCCTCGACTACCTCGTTCAAAAGGCGGTGGAGATGGGTGCCGGGCTGCTGCAGCCGGTCATGACACAGCATGTGCAAGGGAAGATCACCAATCTCGACAAGGTCAGGGCCAATGTCATCGAGGCTGCCGAGCAATGCGGCATTCTTGGCATTCCCGACGTCGCCGAGCCGGTTAAGCTTACCGATCTGCTAGCAAGCTGGCCGCACGAGCGCCGCATCATCTATTGCGACGAAGGCGATGCCGGACAAAATCCGCTGCCGCTGCTGACGCAGGTAAAGGAAAAACATCTGGCGCTGCTGGTCGGCCCCGAAGGCGGCTTTTCGGAAGAGGAGCGTGCGCTGCTGCGCGACCTCGATTTCGTCACGGCCATTCCGCTCGGCCCGCGCATCCTGCGCGCCGATACGGCCGCCGTTGCCGCCATGGCGGTAATCCAGGCCGCAATCGGCGACTGGAACTGA
- a CDS encoding NUDIX hydrolase has protein sequence MAFLSRIANDVQLMFRRPPRQQYAALCYRVKKKTGQFEMLLLTSRDTGRWVIPKGWPMPGKLSHEVAAREAYEEAGVRGVVETEPLGSFGYDKLLKDGIQVPCRVQVYALEVSELVKNFKEKGERSMEWVPFEEAAERVREPELHDLILAFAQRMTAASAAIQAK, from the coding sequence TTGGCCTTTCTCAGCCGTATAGCAAATGATGTGCAACTCATGTTTCGGCGTCCGCCGCGACAGCAATATGCTGCGCTCTGCTATCGGGTGAAGAAGAAGACGGGTCAATTTGAGATGCTGTTGCTGACCAGCCGCGACACCGGTCGCTGGGTCATCCCCAAGGGATGGCCGATGCCGGGCAAGCTCTCCCACGAGGTCGCCGCCCGTGAGGCCTATGAAGAGGCCGGCGTGCGCGGCGTGGTGGAAACCGAGCCGCTCGGCTCGTTCGGCTATGACAAGCTGCTGAAGGACGGCATCCAGGTGCCGTGCCGGGTACAGGTCTATGCCCTCGAAGTCAGCGAACTCGTCAAGAACTTCAAGGAAAAGGGCGAGCGCTCCATGGAGTGGGTCCCCTTCGAGGAAGCCGCCGAACGTGTTCGCGAACCGGAGCTGCACGATCTCATTCTTGCCTTCGCCCAGCGGATGACGGCAGCTTCCGCTGCGATCCAGGCGAAATAA
- the glcF gene encoding glycolate oxidase subunit GlcF has translation MQTNFTPEQLADPHVAESEAILRKCVHCGFCTATCPTYVTLGNELDSPRGRIYLIKDMLENGRPADAEVVTHIDRCLSCLACTTTCPSGVDYMHLIDHARVHVENTYKRPLMDRLTRNVLAAVLPYPGRFRLALRLANLVRPFKGLLKRIPALKAFAATLDLAPRSIPALSPFAKPGLHAAQAERRGRVAILTGCAQPVLDPEINAATIRLLTRLGVEVVVPEGEVCCGSLVHHMGREEQALAAARANVDVWLREIDAGGLDAIIITASGCGTTIKDYGHMLRLDPAYAEKAARISALAKDITEYLASLDLPSHMPRGIAVAYHSACSMQHGQKITMAPKLLLKAAGFTVRDPAEGHLCCGSAGTYNIMQPEISAELRARKVRNIEATKADIIATGNIGCITQIATGTGIPILHTVELLDWAHGGEMPMKLKGLQPAAA, from the coding sequence ATGCAAACCAATTTCACGCCCGAACAGCTTGCCGATCCGCATGTGGCCGAATCCGAGGCTATCCTGCGCAAATGCGTGCATTGCGGCTTCTGCACCGCCACCTGTCCGACCTATGTGACGCTTGGCAACGAGCTCGACAGCCCGCGCGGCCGCATCTACCTCATCAAGGACATGCTGGAAAACGGCCGGCCCGCCGATGCCGAGGTGGTGACACATATCGATCGCTGTCTCTCCTGCCTTGCCTGCACGACGACCTGTCCGTCCGGTGTCGACTATATGCACCTGATCGACCATGCGCGCGTCCATGTCGAGAACACCTATAAGCGCCCGCTGATGGATCGGCTGACCCGCAATGTGCTGGCAGCCGTGTTGCCTTATCCCGGCCGTTTCCGGCTGGCCTTGCGGCTTGCAAACCTCGTCCGGCCGTTCAAGGGTCTCTTGAAGCGCATCCCGGCTCTGAAGGCTTTTGCCGCCACGCTCGATCTTGCGCCGCGCAGCATTCCCGCGCTGTCCCCTTTTGCAAAGCCGGGGCTGCATGCAGCGCAGGCCGAGCGCCGCGGTCGCGTGGCGATCCTGACGGGCTGCGCCCAGCCGGTGCTCGATCCCGAAATCAACGCAGCCACCATCCGCCTGCTGACGCGCCTCGGTGTGGAGGTCGTGGTGCCGGAAGGAGAAGTCTGCTGCGGCTCGCTGGTTCATCACATGGGCCGCGAGGAGCAGGCGCTCGCCGCTGCCCGCGCCAATGTCGATGTGTGGCTGCGCGAGATCGACGCCGGAGGGCTGGACGCCATCATCATCACAGCGTCGGGCTGCGGCACGACGATCAAGGACTATGGGCATATGCTGCGCCTCGATCCGGCCTATGCGGAAAAGGCTGCGAGGATTTCAGCTCTCGCCAAGGACATCACGGAATATCTCGCAAGCCTGGATCTCCCGTCGCATATGCCGCGCGGCATCGCGGTCGCCTATCATTCCGCCTGCTCCATGCAGCACGGGCAGAAGATCACCATGGCGCCGAAGCTCTTGCTGAAAGCCGCGGGTTTTACGGTGCGCGACCCGGCGGAAGGGCATCTGTGCTGTGGTTCGGCCGGCACCTACAACATCATGCAGCCGGAAATTTCAGCCGAGCTGAGGGCGCGCAAGGTCAGGAACATCGAGGCGACGAAAGCCGATATCATCGCGACCGGCAATATTGGCTGCATCACGCAGATCGCGACGGGAACGGGCATTCCCATCCTGCATACGGTGGAGCTGCTGGACTGGGCCCATGGCGGCGAAATGCCTATGAAACTGAAGGGCCTGCAGCCGGCCGCCGCTTAG
- a CDS encoding O-acetyl-ADP-ribose deacetylase — protein MSAPETIRSDVASVARTRFTVALGDITKLPVDAIVNAANSSLLGGGGVDGAIHRAAGPDLLAECRSLNGCRTGQAKITMGYRLPARHVIHTVGPVWNGGDHDEEELLAGCYRNSLSLARERALKTIAFPAISTGIYRFPAEPAAGIAIRTTLAESKDGAFEEIIFCCFGDDMAALYDRLLPQMLSGA, from the coding sequence ATGTCCGCGCCTGAGACCATTCGTTCCGATGTCGCCTCCGTCGCGAGGACGCGCTTCACCGTGGCTCTCGGCGACATTACCAAGCTTCCGGTTGATGCCATCGTCAATGCGGCCAACAGCAGCCTGCTCGGCGGCGGGGGCGTCGATGGCGCGATCCATCGTGCTGCCGGACCGGATCTCCTTGCCGAATGCCGGAGCCTGAACGGCTGCAGAACCGGGCAAGCGAAGATCACCATGGGATACCGCCTGCCGGCACGGCATGTGATCCACACCGTCGGCCCTGTCTGGAACGGTGGCGATCATGACGAGGAAGAACTGCTTGCCGGCTGTTATCGCAACAGCCTCAGCCTTGCCCGGGAACGCGCGCTCAAAACCATTGCCTTCCCGGCCATCTCCACCGGCATTTACCGCTTTCCCGCCGAGCCGGCGGCAGGGATTGCGATCCGCACCACCCTTGCCGAAAGCAAGGATGGTGCTTTCGAGGAGATCATCTTCTGCTGCTTCGGCGACGACATGGCGGCACTCTACGACCGATTGCTGCCGCAGATGCTGTCCGGAGCCTGA
- a CDS encoding LysR substrate-binding domain-containing protein gives MSGRIPPPRLPPLNALRAFDAVARCGSILKAADELGVVRGAIRQQLNLLEAHFGVPLFDRENGRLVLTAKGRAFADSVGVAFGILTRASAELSVGQRRSIRLGVPSAFAVWWLMPRLAALQAALQDIDIDIVPMATVEPLAKRADLEAVIMGGEYRPMRDITAIRFMEDEFGPVTTPDIADRLGLANGVSALAGAVGLASRSAPSLWEDWFAESGRAPIPFAVDREFEDLLLAIGAARSGLGVAIAPHTAIGEDIDRGALVAPFGFIRRPAGYSLSIRSGDVKDPALVRLADWLSETGAEPA, from the coding sequence ATGTCCGGACGCATCCCGCCTCCACGCTTGCCGCCTTTGAACGCGCTGCGTGCCTTCGATGCGGTGGCGCGCTGCGGCAGCATTTTGAAGGCGGCTGATGAGCTTGGCGTCGTGCGCGGGGCTATCAGGCAGCAGCTGAACCTGCTGGAGGCACATTTTGGCGTACCTCTGTTCGACCGGGAGAATGGCCGGCTGGTGCTGACAGCGAAGGGCCGGGCATTCGCCGATTCCGTTGGCGTCGCCTTTGGCATCCTGACGCGGGCCTCCGCCGAACTTTCCGTTGGCCAACGGCGGTCGATCCGGCTCGGCGTTCCCTCGGCCTTTGCCGTCTGGTGGCTGATGCCGCGTCTCGCGGCGCTTCAGGCGGCACTTCAGGATATCGATATCGACATCGTGCCGATGGCTACGGTCGAGCCGCTTGCCAAGCGCGCCGACCTGGAAGCGGTCATCATGGGCGGTGAATATCGGCCGATGCGCGATATCACGGCCATTCGTTTCATGGAGGATGAGTTCGGTCCCGTCACAACGCCAGATATTGCCGATCGCCTCGGGCTTGCCAATGGGGTTTCGGCACTTGCCGGAGCCGTCGGCCTTGCCAGCCGTTCCGCCCCGAGCCTGTGGGAGGATTGGTTTGCCGAAAGCGGTCGCGCGCCCATCCCCTTTGCCGTCGATCGCGAATTCGAGGATCTGCTGCTTGCGATCGGCGCCGCCCGCTCGGGCCTCGGGGTTGCCATCGCCCCACACACCGCCATTGGCGAGGATATCGATCGCGGTGCTCTGGTTGCCCCCTTCGGCTTCATCCGTAGGCCGGCGGGCTACAGCCTCAGCATTCGCAGCGGCGACGTGAAGGACCCGGCGTTGGTACGATTGGCGGATTGGCTAAGCGAGACAGGGGCCGAACCGGCTTAG
- a CDS encoding LysR family transcriptional regulator, whose protein sequence is MTNLGDLEIFASVVATGSMSLTGRALGFSPAVISKRIKRLEDRLGTRLLQRTTRQISLTEAGQGFYDRVLAILAGLEEAEAYIAGRSSQMHGTLKISAPTSFGRLHIAPHLKSFMQAHPELALNLVLSDEFVDIVGGGFDLAIRIAELTDSSLVARRLAPVRRVLCASPAYIHAHGLPQDIDDLRRHICLPAHNLDPWRLEGPKGSLIFRPEGRLITNSSEVVREAVIAGLGIALRSTWDIGPELRDGRLVQVLPAYEGSHNVTLSAVYPSRQFLPAKVRVFIDFLAELYGPVPYWER, encoded by the coding sequence ATGACCAATTTGGGAGATCTCGAAATCTTCGCCAGCGTCGTTGCAACCGGCAGCATGTCGCTGACGGGCCGCGCGCTCGGCTTTTCGCCCGCCGTCATTTCCAAGCGCATCAAGCGCCTGGAAGACAGGCTTGGCACCCGGCTTCTGCAGCGCACGACACGGCAGATTTCGCTGACGGAGGCTGGCCAAGGCTTCTACGACCGCGTGCTCGCCATCCTCGCCGGGCTGGAAGAGGCGGAAGCCTATATTGCCGGGCGCTCCTCGCAGATGCACGGCACGCTGAAAATCTCCGCCCCGACGTCCTTCGGCCGGCTGCACATTGCGCCGCATCTGAAATCCTTCATGCAGGCCCATCCCGAACTGGCGCTCAACCTCGTGCTCAGCGATGAATTCGTCGATATTGTCGGCGGCGGCTTCGATCTTGCCATCCGCATTGCCGAGCTGACGGATTCCAGTCTCGTCGCACGCAGGCTCGCACCGGTGCGCCGCGTGCTCTGCGCCTCGCCCGCCTACATCCATGCCCATGGCCTTCCGCAGGATATCGACGATCTGCGCCGGCATATCTGCCTGCCGGCGCACAATCTCGATCCGTGGCGACTGGAGGGGCCGAAAGGCAGCCTGATCTTCCGCCCCGAGGGTCGGCTCATCACCAACTCCAGCGAGGTCGTGCGCGAAGCCGTCATTGCCGGCCTCGGCATTGCGCTGCGCTCGACCTGGGATATCGGGCCGGAATTGCGCGACGGCCGCCTCGTTCAAGTTCTGCCGGCCTATGAGGGCTCGCACAACGTCACGCTCTCGGCCGTTTATCCCAGCCGACAATTCCTACCGGCAAAAGTGCGCGTCTTCATCGATTTTCTGGCGGAACTTTACGGGCCTGTTCCCTATTGGGAGCGATGA
- a CDS encoding inorganic phosphate transporter, with the protein MPDRPATPAKRTLDKDLDKFTYVEDATHHVTRRLVAPGIGLIFLGLAMVFAGIYVLDQPGATLIFAAVALAGYMAMNIGAKDVANNVGAAVGARAITMTQALVMAAIFEILGATIAGGPVINTISTHIVDTNRIISVGKLAWLMMAALLAAALWINFATWRKAPVSTTHTIVGAVVGAGAAAVGPELVNWNTLAAISAGWVVTPFLGGAIAAGILYFIETCIIYRDDKIAAARYWIPILIGLMAGAFSGYLVVQLEPKGAIPSILNLTIGLAVGIIVWLGARPLVKAQSVGLENKNSSLRKLFRLPLICSAALMSFAHGANDVANAIGPLAAIVRDIGLGGSLNVFAETTTQKAPFWVVMIGGCGISVGVLLYGPRLIRLLGEQITKLNPMRAYCVAVSAALTVIVAAWFGFPVSSTHITVGAVFGVGFFREWSTVRSKRRFDYMRKKAEAAGIPWSEPEATDERNPDEVHRRRLVRRSHFMTIIAAWAITVPVAALLAAVVYWVMVALFI; encoded by the coding sequence ATGCCCGACCGACCGGCCACGCCTGCAAAAAGGACGCTCGACAAGGACCTCGACAAATTCACCTATGTCGAGGATGCGACCCATCACGTCACGAGGCGCCTGGTGGCGCCGGGCATCGGCCTGATCTTTCTCGGCCTCGCCATGGTCTTTGCCGGTATCTACGTGCTCGATCAACCGGGGGCCACGCTGATCTTTGCCGCGGTGGCGCTTGCCGGCTACATGGCCATGAACATCGGCGCGAAAGACGTCGCCAACAATGTCGGTGCGGCGGTTGGCGCGCGCGCGATCACCATGACGCAGGCGCTCGTCATGGCGGCGATTTTCGAGATTCTCGGCGCGACGATCGCCGGCGGCCCGGTCATCAACACGATCTCGACCCATATCGTCGACACCAACCGCATCATCAGTGTCGGCAAGCTTGCCTGGCTGATGATGGCGGCACTTCTCGCCGCAGCCCTGTGGATCAATTTCGCCACCTGGCGGAAAGCGCCCGTTTCGACCACGCATACGATCGTCGGAGCCGTCGTCGGCGCGGGAGCCGCAGCCGTCGGCCCGGAGCTCGTGAACTGGAACACGCTGGCGGCCATTTCCGCAGGCTGGGTTGTAACTCCCTTTCTCGGCGGTGCCATCGCCGCCGGCATCCTCTATTTCATCGAGACCTGCATCATCTATCGCGACGACAAGATCGCCGCCGCCAGATACTGGATTCCCATCCTGATCGGGCTGATGGCCGGTGCCTTTTCAGGTTATCTCGTAGTCCAGCTCGAACCCAAAGGCGCGATACCCAGTATCCTCAATCTGACGATCGGCCTCGCGGTCGGCATCATCGTCTGGCTCGGGGCACGGCCGCTGGTAAAAGCGCAATCGGTCGGGCTGGAAAACAAGAATAGCTCGCTGCGCAAGCTTTTTCGCCTGCCGTTGATCTGTTCGGCAGCCCTGATGTCCTTCGCGCATGGCGCCAACGACGTCGCCAACGCGATCGGGCCGCTGGCCGCGATCGTCCGCGATATCGGGCTTGGCGGCTCGCTGAACGTCTTCGCTGAAACGACCACCCAGAAGGCACCCTTCTGGGTGGTCATGATCGGCGGCTGCGGCATCTCCGTCGGCGTTCTGCTTTACGGCCCGCGGCTTATTCGTCTTCTCGGCGAGCAGATCACCAAACTCAATCCGATGCGGGCCTATTGCGTCGCCGTGTCTGCAGCCCTCACCGTCATCGTGGCCGCCTGGTTCGGCTTCCCGGTGAGTTCGACCCACATTACCGTTGGCGCAGTCTTCGGCGTCGGCTTCTTTCGCGAGTGGTCCACCGTCCGTTCCAAGCGGCGATTTGACTATATGCGCAAAAAGGCCGAAGCGGCGGGCATACCCTGGAGTGAGCCGGAAGCCACCGATGAGCGCAATCCCGATGAGGTTCATCGCCGCCGGCTCGTGCGCCGCTCGCATTTCATGACCATCATCGCCGCCTGGGCAATCACCGTGCCGGTCGCAGCCCTGCTTGCTGCCGTCGTTTATTGGGTTATGGTCGCGCTCTTCATTTAG
- a CDS encoding DUF6881 domain-containing protein produces the protein MSFSYYRCDWIHPENEEPVIVYYEVDIAGDVPRLIDVFADGRRQCMSVVDFTAEGRDMLEITSLVEGSFYDGITGLVDGIFFEEGQDRISMTRIAADRFEVEWQAHRLPAPDKLH, from the coding sequence ATGAGCTTCTCTTATTATCGTTGCGACTGGATCCATCCGGAAAACGAGGAGCCGGTCATCGTTTATTATGAGGTTGATATCGCCGGCGATGTTCCGCGGCTGATCGATGTGTTTGCCGATGGTCGCCGGCAATGCATGTCGGTTGTCGATTTTACTGCAGAGGGACGTGACATGCTGGAGATCACCAGCCTCGTCGAAGGCTCGTTTTACGATGGCATTACCGGCCTGGTGGATGGCATTTTCTTCGAGGAAGGGCAGGATCGCATCAGCATGACGCGCATTGCCGCCGATCGGTTCGAAGTCGAATGGCAGGCTCATCGCCTGCCCGCGCCGGACAAGCTGCATTAG
- a CDS encoding FAD-linked oxidase C-terminal domain-containing protein, translated as MAEAISFLEPRADVLARRSAIVADLADLLAPECLIHEARELVPFETDAFVSYRRLPLAVALPRSTAEVAAVMKYCHRYGIPVVPRGAGTSLSGGAIPQEDAVVLGLSKMNRILDIDYANRTATVQAGVTNLHVSESVSADGFFYAPDPSSQLACTIGGNIGMNSGGAHCLKYGVTTNNLLGVKLVLTDGTVIDLGGKALDAPGYDLLGLVCGSEGQLGIVTEATVRLIAKPEGARPVLFGFDSSEEAGACVADVIAAGIVPVAIEFMDKPAIEICEAFAKAGYPLDVEALLIVEVEGSEAEMDDMLASIVAIARTHKVKTVRECQSATEAALIWKGRKSAFGATGRIADYICMDGTVPLSQLSYVLKKTSEIVDRYGLRVANVFHAGDGNMHPLILFNANDPDEAAKAEAAGNDILRLCVDAGGCLTGEHGVGIEKRDLMRHQYADVDLAQMMSVRSAFDPGWILNPSKVFPLDGRNAA; from the coding sequence ATGGCCGAGGCCATTTCATTTCTGGAGCCGCGTGCGGATGTTCTGGCGCGCCGGAGCGCGATCGTTGCCGATCTCGCCGATCTCCTGGCTCCGGAATGTTTGATCCACGAGGCGCGAGAGCTCGTGCCCTTCGAAACCGATGCGTTCGTGTCCTATCGCCGCCTGCCGCTCGCCGTCGCCCTGCCGCGCTCGACGGCGGAAGTCGCGGCCGTCATGAAATATTGCCATCGCTACGGCATTCCCGTCGTGCCGCGCGGCGCCGGCACATCGCTTTCCGGTGGCGCGATACCGCAGGAGGATGCCGTCGTCCTCGGCCTCTCCAAGATGAACCGCATCCTCGATATCGATTATGCCAACCGCACCGCGACCGTGCAGGCGGGGGTGACGAACCTCCATGTCTCAGAAAGCGTCTCGGCCGATGGTTTCTTCTATGCGCCCGACCCGAGTTCGCAGCTTGCCTGCACCATCGGCGGCAATATCGGCATGAATTCCGGTGGAGCGCACTGCCTGAAATATGGCGTCACGACCAACAATCTTCTCGGCGTCAAGCTTGTCCTGACCGATGGCACCGTCATCGATCTCGGCGGCAAGGCGTTGGATGCGCCGGGCTATGATCTGCTCGGTCTGGTCTGCGGCTCGGAAGGCCAGCTCGGCATCGTCACCGAGGCAACGGTGCGGCTCATCGCCAAGCCGGAGGGCGCCCGGCCGGTACTCTTCGGTTTCGACAGTTCCGAAGAGGCGGGCGCCTGCGTCGCCGACGTCATCGCTGCCGGCATCGTGCCTGTCGCCATCGAATTCATGGACAAGCCGGCAATCGAGATCTGCGAAGCCTTCGCCAAGGCCGGCTATCCGCTGGATGTCGAGGCTTTGCTGATCGTCGAGGTCGAGGGGTCGGAGGCAGAAATGGACGATATGCTGGCTAGCATCGTTGCCATCGCTCGCACTCACAAGGTCAAAACGGTGCGCGAATGCCAGTCGGCAACGGAAGCGGCCTTGATCTGGAAAGGCCGGAAGTCGGCCTTCGGCGCTACGGGACGCATCGCCGATTACATCTGCATGGACGGCACCGTGCCGCTCAGTCAGCTCTCTTACGTGCTGAAGAAGACAAGCGAGATTGTCGATCGTTATGGTCTGCGCGTCGCCAATGTCTTCCATGCCGGCGATGGCAACATGCACCCGCTGATCCTCTTCAATGCCAATGACCCCGATGAGGCCGCCAAGGCGGAAGCGGCCGGCAACGATATCTTGCGCCTCTGCGTCGATGCCGGCGGTTGTCTCACCGGCGAGCATGGCGTCGGCATCGAGAAGCGCGATCTGATGCGGCACCAATATGCCGATGTCGATCTTGCCCAGATGATGTCGGTTCGATCAGCCTTCGACCCCGGCTGGATACTTAACCCATCCAAGGTCTTCCCGCTCGACGGACGCAATGCGGCATGA
- a CDS encoding adenosylhomocysteinase yields MDQFSSLSRIDWVARSCRLLAATAAEFRSTEPFASLTIGTGIHLEPKTVALLMTLRAGGADLVCTGNLNSTQPETVDYLRAQGIKVFATQTRDAEEHGASLDAILAEKPDLLLDNGGDLFARAADRPYANLLGGTEETTSGRTRLMPMRDKLNMPILVINDSPIKQFAENRHAVGQSLFESYLRFTNRSTNGKRVTVFGYGSCGKGTAACFRNAFAAVSVVDIDPVTTLEAHLDGFTTPLRESAIRSADVLITVTGYPDIITVADLPLIKDGAILMNGGHFPHEIDVKGFRSSPDVVGVDGYEAEQIETVRMRDGRAFHILGGGYMANLAGPRPLGNTVESMDLGFALQARCLERVAKGGLGKEACVIPVPTDIDALVASAYLDLAR; encoded by the coding sequence ATGGATCAGTTTTCTTCTCTTTCGCGTATCGACTGGGTGGCGCGCAGCTGCCGTCTGCTGGCGGCCACAGCAGCCGAATTTCGTAGCACAGAACCCTTTGCCAGCCTCACCATCGGCACCGGCATTCACCTCGAGCCGAAGACGGTTGCGCTGCTGATGACGCTGCGTGCCGGCGGCGCCGATCTCGTCTGCACCGGCAATCTCAACAGCACCCAGCCGGAAACGGTGGACTATCTGCGCGCTCAGGGCATCAAGGTCTTTGCGACGCAGACCCGCGACGCAGAGGAGCATGGTGCAAGCCTCGATGCAATCCTGGCGGAAAAGCCAGACCTGCTGCTCGACAATGGCGGCGATCTCTTCGCCCGCGCGGCCGACAGGCCCTATGCCAACCTGCTTGGCGGCACCGAGGAAACCACATCCGGCCGCACCCGCCTGATGCCGATGCGCGACAAGCTCAACATGCCGATCCTCGTCATCAATGACAGCCCGATCAAGCAGTTCGCCGAAAATCGGCATGCCGTCGGGCAAAGCCTATTCGAGAGCTATCTGCGCTTCACCAACCGTTCCACCAACGGCAAACGTGTGACCGTCTTCGGCTACGGCTCTTGTGGCAAGGGCACGGCGGCGTGCTTCCGCAACGCATTCGCCGCAGTCAGCGTCGTCGATATCGATCCGGTGACCACACTTGAGGCACATCTCGATGGCTTCACAACGCCGCTGCGTGAATCAGCGATCCGCTCTGCCGATGTGTTGATCACCGTGACGGGCTATCCGGACATCATCACGGTTGCCGATCTGCCCTTGATCAAGGACGGCGCGATCCTGATGAATGGCGGCCACTTTCCGCATGAGATCGATGTCAAAGGCTTCCGCAGCAGTCCCGATGTTGTCGGCGTCGATGGTTACGAAGCTGAGCAGATCGAGACTGTTCGCATGCGAGACGGCCGAGCCTTCCACATTCTCGGCGGCGGCTACATGGCCAATCTGGCCGGTCCGCGTCCGCTGGGGAATACCGTCGAATCCATGGATCTCGGCTTCGCGCTGCAGGCGCGATGCCTGGAGCGGGTCGCCAAGGGCGGCCTCGGCAAGGAGGCCTGCGTCATCCCCGTTCCCACGGATATAGATGCCCTGGTCGCCTCCGCCTATCTCGATCTGGCGCGATAG
- a CDS encoding FAD-binding protein — translation MTEFHPRTEEEAASIIGDHAARGAALAIFGGNTRSGFGNVVASEAVLSSRGLTGIVAYNPGEMVMTARAGTPAAEIEAALAEAGQMMAFEPMDHRPLMATEGEPTIGGIFAANVSGPRRFVSGAARDSLLGVRFVNGKGEIVKAGGRVMKNVTGLDLVKLMVGSHGTLGLLTEVTFRVPPKPKTEETIILSGLNDAEAANAMAAAMALPLEVSGAAHLPLTVSWSFLDGKLPQGEATVLRVEGLPGSVSVRGEKLAAAMGRLGSVKRLEEDDSRRLWREIRNVKPYADGTLRPVWRVSVAPGTGHRLVAALRLEEGVDAYYDWQGGLVWMRMEAAPEGEMLRRYIHALGGGHATLMRATPAHRAMTPAFQPQPEAVALLSARVKGKFDPAGIFNPGKMG, via the coding sequence ATGACCGAATTTCATCCGAGAACCGAGGAAGAGGCGGCCTCCATCATCGGCGATCACGCGGCGCGCGGTGCAGCCCTTGCAATCTTCGGCGGCAATACGCGATCCGGCTTCGGCAATGTGGTCGCGTCCGAAGCGGTGCTCTCGTCACGTGGCCTGACCGGCATCGTCGCCTACAATCCGGGTGAGATGGTGATGACGGCCCGCGCCGGCACGCCGGCCGCCGAGATCGAGGCCGCTCTTGCCGAGGCCGGCCAGATGATGGCCTTCGAGCCGATGGATCACAGGCCGCTGATGGCAACCGAAGGTGAGCCGACGATCGGCGGCATTTTCGCCGCCAATGTCTCCGGCCCGCGCCGCTTCGTCAGTGGTGCGGCGCGCGATAGCCTGCTCGGCGTCCGTTTCGTCAATGGCAAGGGCGAGATCGTCAAGGCTGGCGGCCGGGTGATGAAGAATGTCACCGGTCTTGATCTGGTCAAGCTGATGGTCGGCTCGCACGGAACGCTCGGCCTTCTGACCGAAGTAACGTTCCGTGTGCCGCCGAAGCCAAAGACCGAGGAGACGATTATCCTTTCCGGTCTCAACGATGCGGAAGCCGCCAACGCGATGGCCGCCGCCATGGCCCTGCCGCTCGAGGTATCGGGCGCTGCCCATTTGCCGCTGACCGTCTCCTGGTCTTTTCTCGACGGCAAGCTGCCGCAGGGGGAGGCGACTGTGCTGCGCGTCGAGGGTCTTCCGGGTTCCGTCTCGGTCCGGGGTGAAAAGCTTGCTGCCGCCATGGGCCGGCTCGGCTCGGTGAAGCGCCTTGAGGAGGATGACAGCCGCAGGCTCTGGCGTGAGATCCGCAATGTGAAGCCTTATGCTGATGGTACCTTGCGTCCTGTCTGGCGCGTCTCGGTGGCTCCCGGTACTGGCCACCGGCTTGTTGCCGCCCTTCGCCTGGAGGAGGGCGTGGATGCCTATTACGATTGGCAGGGCGGGCTCGTCTGGATGCGCATGGAAGCGGCGCCGGAAGGTGAGATGCTCAGGCGCTACATTCACGCGCTTGGTGGCGGGCATGCCACCTTGATGCGCGCCACCCCAGCCCACCGCGCAATGACACCGGCCTTCCAGCCGCAACCCGAAGCGGTGGCACTGCTTTCGGCGCGCGTGAAGGGGAAATTCGATCCGGCGGGGATTTTCAATCCGGGGAAGATGGGATGA